Below is a window of Candidatus Cloacimonadota bacterium DNA.
CAATAATTTTCATGGGATTATCTCTCTCAGGAATTGGCCTGGACTCTAATTTTTTGGGGGAGATTTTCCCAGCATGATTTATTTGTATAGAAAATAATAAGTTAGAGTAAAAAAAAGAAGGTTTTGTGTTACAGAACCACAAAAATAAAGGGGAGGTATAGATGAAAAGAACCTTAGTATTAATTTTTCTGTTTATTTCAATTTTGTTGTTTGCTCAAACTGAAGTAACGTTGTGGCACTCCTATCGCGGTAACGAAAAAGAAGCCGTGATGCAGGTTGTGGAAAATTTCAACAAATCTCATACTGATGTAAAGATCAAGGCTTTGGGAATTCCCTACGATGCATTTCCCGATAAAATTACCGCTGCCATTCCGCGCGGAAAAGGTCCGGATATTTTCATTTTTGCCCACGATAGAATTGGAGGTTGGGTAGAAGCAGATATTATCGAACCGATCGATTTTTATCTGGAAGAAGATATCAGCGGAAATTTTGTGGAAGGTGCCTGGGAACCGATGCTTTACGATGGTTCGATGTATGGTTTGCCGATGAGCTTGAAATCGATAATCCTCTTTTACAATCCCAATATTATCAAATCTCCTCCCAAAACTACTGACGAAATGATCGCTCTGGCACATAAACACACCGATGCTGCCAATGGCAAATACGGACTGGTCTATGAAATTGCCAATTTCTATTATCATGCCTGCTGGCTGCAGGGTTTTGGTGGTAAGATTTTTAATGATAACGATATTCCCGTACTGAATTCAGCGGAAAATATCCGTTCCTTCCAGTTTGCCCAGGATTTGTTTTTGAAGGAAAAGATCGTTCCACCGGAAGTTTCCAATGTACTGGTTACTACTCTTTATAATGAAGGAAAAGCAGCAATGGTCATCAGCGGTCCCTGGTTTCGCGGTGAGATCGACGGCGTTCCCCACGAAGTGGAACTGCTGCCGATAATCAGCGAAGTTGGCAATCCTGCTATTCCTTTTATGAGTTCGGAAGGCATCATG
It encodes the following:
- a CDS encoding extracellular solute-binding protein, translated to MKRTLVLIFLFISILLFAQTEVTLWHSYRGNEKEAVMQVVENFNKSHTDVKIKALGIPYDAFPDKITAAIPRGKGPDIFIFAHDRIGGWVEADIIEPIDFYLEEDISGNFVEGAWEPMLYDGSMYGLPMSLKSIILFYNPNIIKSPPKTTDEMIALAHKHTDAANGKYGLVYEIANFYYHACWLQGFGGKIFNDNDIPVLNSAENIRSFQFAQDLFLKEKIVPPEVSNVLVTTLYNEGKAAMVISGPWFRGEIDGVPHEVELLPIISEVGNPAIPFMSSEGIMMSAKSENKDEAFEVMEFLISEEAAFIFATVGNQPVALKSVYEKPQVKNDKYLPKFKAQIENSRPMPSIPQMTSVWSPASTAINAAVNGKDPKEVLDEAQEKVMTTLKAAGYIK